Within Poecilia reticulata strain Guanapo unplaced genomic scaffold, Guppy_female_1.0+MT scaffold_1448, whole genome shotgun sequence, the genomic segment CATGGGCTTTGACAGCGACCAGCTTGCTATACGAAGCCCCCCRTCTCTAAACGACGATGCGTACAGCCTGTACTACCCACCAGAAAAAAGGTAAATCCCACTTGAACGCGTACTGCAGCTGGGACTGAGCGCCCCGTGTAATTTGTCCTGTCTTACTTCCATACCGGGTAGCCTCAAGTTGTTGTTTCCATTCTGCTGAACATGAAGATCACGGAGGGAGAGCAtgttaaggctttttttttattttttaaatgctgtttattttattttattttttaaaaattggtattattattactattattattttttgaaccTCATGCCGATGGGTGGGGACATTTTAGGCTGTCTTGAATCATTTTTGTCTGCgcctctttttatttcatttatcattgtttctgtcattattattattttttttcctttaagtcTCTGATGATCTATGTGTTTTTTGGCGTTTTATCATCTCAGACCAGAAAGGCATGCTGAGGAAGAATTAGATAGAGCCTTGAGGGAGATCCTGGGTCAGTTAACAGCGAGACATTATCTGCATTCTCTGATGACTGTTCGTGCAGGGTAAGGGCATTTCTCTTCagcgtttttttattttaaatttttttttttatgtttctgcgCTACACAACTTCAGGCTGCTTGCGTCACTCATTTTATGTgcgtgatttttatttatttgtttattattatttttttgtgttgcctGTCCATAAAACCCTCTAGAGGTCTTCATTATGCATATAGTGTTTCTGATTTGTAAAAcgaaagtaataaaaaacagGAGTCTTATTCTAAAATCAATGCAAGTGAGGCGTGATTGCACCATTCATTTCTGAATTAACTGTTCTAAGCCTATAAGCGCTAATGAAAAATCATGCGTCAGAATATC encodes:
- the LOC103461426 gene encoding glucagon family neuropeptides-like, yielding MASSSKATLILLIYGILMHYSVFCTPIGLSYPKIRLENDAFDEDGNSLSDMGFDSDQLAIRSPPSLNDDAYSLYYPPEKRPERHAEEELDRALREILGQLTARHYLHSLMTVRAG